A genomic stretch from Lagenorhynchus albirostris chromosome 12, mLagAlb1.1, whole genome shotgun sequence includes:
- the RWDD2A gene encoding LOW QUALITY PROTEIN: RWD domain-containing protein 2A (The sequence of the model RefSeq protein was modified relative to this genomic sequence to represent the inferred CDS: substituted 1 base at 1 genomic stop codon), which produces MSASMNECLQLQLLEMEMLFSMFPNQGEVKLEDVNALTNIKRYLEGTREALPPKIEFVITLQIEEPKVKIDLQVTMPHSYPYAALQLFGWSSELDRQQQLLLNKGLTSYIGTFDPGELCVCAAIQWLQDNSASYFLNRKLVYEPSAQAKPVKNTFLRMWIYSHHIYQQDLRKKILDIGKRLDVTGFCMTGKPGIICVEGFREHCEEFXHTVRHPNWKHISCKHAESIETEGNGEDLRLFHSFEELLLEAHGDYGLRNDYHMNLGQFLEFLKKHKSEHVFQILFGIESKSSDS; this is translated from the exons ATGTCCGCTTCAATGAACGAATGCCTTCAACTTCAGCTGCTGGAGATGGAAATGCTGTTTTCTATGTTTCCTAACCAAGGAGAAGTAAAACTTGAAGATGTCAATGCCCTGACGAATATAAAGAGATATTTGGAAGGCACAAGGGAGGCACTGCCACCAAAAATCGAATTTGTGATTACACTCCAGATCGAGGAGCCCAAG gTGAAAATTGACTTGCAAGTAACCATGCCTCACAGCTACCCCTACGCAGCACTGCAGCTATTTGGATGGTCATCCGAACTTGACAGACAACAGCAGCTCCTTCTCAACAAAGGTCTCACTTCTTACATAGGGACTTTTGATCCAggtgagctgtgtgtgtgtgcagccaTCCAGTGGTTGCAGGACAACAGTGCCTCCTACTTCCTGAACAGGAAGCTCGTGTATGAACCATCTGCACAAGCAAAGCCAGTGAAGAACACATTCCTCCGAATGTGGATCTACAGTCACCATATATATCAGCAGGACCTACGAAAGAAGATTTTGGATATCGGGAAAAGGTTGGATGTGACAGGATTTTGCATGACGGGAAAGCCGGGGATAATCTGTGTGGAAGGCTTCAGAGAGCACTGTGAGGAGTTCTAGCACACAGTTAGGCATCCCAACTGGAAACACATTTCCTGTAAGCATGCCGAGAGTATCGAAACCGAAGGAAACGGGGAGGACCTGCgccttttccattcttttgaagAATTACTTCTTGAGGCCCATGGTGACTATGGCTTAAGGAATGACTATCACATGAATCTGGGCCAGTTCTTAGAATTTCTCAAAAAACACAAAAGTGAGCATGTTTTCCAGATATTATTTGGTATCGAAAGCAAAAGTTCTGACTCCTAG